From Desmodus rotundus isolate HL8 chromosome 12, HLdesRot8A.1, whole genome shotgun sequence, one genomic window encodes:
- the LOC123480663 gene encoding uncharacterized protein isoform X1, with protein MPRLLVTLVLLGALAASAGTSKTCPSCSLLGKCREITCPSAQDSCLFSQMQLENGILIKNGSCVAPEKCRESVYSLTYAPHFSLWVSTSCCDSNCSRAAQPEQRPEAPPNGVKCHYCSGKEPAPCNSLSVMDCTGDQNVCVTLKGTWDGVGPQILKGCATPDVCNLPVNTPLGPEASGFHLTSPPECNDEAPPNPPGPHETLTHARAKVTTCFRCSDSSHCEPFSCPADKNHCLQTVGILALAEGNSMDWRNGSCVASKDCKSDSLISSLTYSNSFGFWINTTCCQGNCQKPTLLAALPVSRTLSKFLCPTCADSHLGFCNSSLYMQCPQGETECVQLDIVSEEVSPGGRDIRVRGCGSSDLCSAPVGTEGLWALFNHRMTGQFKCSSSVRAFIDSGAAPGLRLTLPVVVAALVTAALS; from the exons ATGCCCCGGCTCCTCGTTACTCTGGTGCTCCTGGGAGCACTGGCCGCCTCAGCAG ggACCTCCAAGACGTGTCCGTCCTGCTCTCTGCTGGGAAAGTGCAGAGAGATCACTTGTCCTTCCGCCCAGGACTCCTGCTTGTTCAGCCAGATGCAGCTGG AAAACGGGATTCTCATCAAGAACGGGTCGTGTGTGGCCCCTGAGAAATGCCGAGAAAGTGTCTACTCCCTGACCTACGCCCCCCACTTCAGTCTCTGGGTCAGCACAAGCTGCTGTGACAGCAACTGCAGCCGGGCTGCACAGCCAG AGCAAAGGCCCGAAGCCCCGCCCAACGGGGTGAAGTGTCACTACTGCTCTGGGAAGGAGCCAGCCCCTTGCAACTCCCTCTCGGTCATGGACTGCACCGGGGACCAGAACGTGTGTGTCACCCTCAAAGGGACATGGGATGGAG TGGGTCCACAAATCCTGAAGGGCTGTGCTACACCGGACGTGTGCAACCTGCCAGTGAACACCCCCCTGGGCCCGGAGGCATCTGGATTTCATCTCACAAGCCCACCCGAATGCAACGACGAGGCTCCTCCCAACCCGCCAG gtCCCCATGAAACTTTGACCCATGCCAGGGCTAAGGTCACTACCTGCTTCAGGTGCTCTGACAGCTCCCACTGTGAGCCTTTCTCCTGCCCGGCAGATAAGAACCACTGCCTTCAGACGGTGGGCATCCTGG CTCTAGCGGAAGGCAACTCCATGGACTGGAGAAACGGTTCCTGCGTGGCCTCCAAGGACTGCAAGTCTGACAGCCTCATCTCCTCCCTGACCTACAGCAACAGCTTTGGCTTCTGGATCAACACCACTTGTTGCCAAGGCAACTGCCAGAAGCCCACTCTTCTTG CAGCTCTGCCGGTCTCCCGCACCCTCAGCAAGTTCCTGTGTCCTACGTGTGCGGACAGCCACCTGGGCTTCTGCAATTCCTCCTTGTACATGCAGTGTCCCCAAGGGGAGACCGAGTGTGTCCAGCTAGACATAGTGTCTGAAGAAG TCTCCCCAGGTGGCAGGGACATACGAGTGCGTGGCTGCGGATCCAGCGACCTGTGCAGCGCCCCAGTCGGGACAGAGGGGCTCTGGGCGCTCTTCAACCACCGGATGACCGGCCAGTTCAAGTGCAGCTCCAGCGTGCGTGCCTTCATCGACTCGGGAGCGGCACCTGGCCTCCGCCTCACCCTGCCGGTGGTGGTGGCCGCGCTGGTCACGGCGGCCCTCTCATGA
- the LOC123480663 gene encoding uncharacterized protein isoform X2, producing the protein MPRLLVTLVLLGALAASAGTSKTCPSCSLLGKCREITCPSAQDSCLFSQMQLENGILIKNGSCVAPEKCRESVYSLTYAPHFSLWVSTSCCDSNCSRAAQPEQRPEAPPNGVKCHYCSGKEPAPCNSLSVMDCTGDQNVCVTLKGTWDGVGPQILKGCATPDVCNLPVNTPLGPEASGFHLTSPPECNDEAPPNPPGPHETLTHARAKVTTCFRCSDSSHCEPFSCPADKNHCLQTVGILALAEGNSMDWRNGSCVASKDCKSDSLISSLTYSNSFGFWINTTCCQGNCQKPTLLALPVSRTLSKFLCPTCADSHLGFCNSSLYMQCPQGETECVQLDIVSEEVSPGGRDIRVRGCGSSDLCSAPVGTEGLWALFNHRMTGQFKCSSSVRAFIDSGAAPGLRLTLPVVVAALVTAALS; encoded by the exons ATGCCCCGGCTCCTCGTTACTCTGGTGCTCCTGGGAGCACTGGCCGCCTCAGCAG ggACCTCCAAGACGTGTCCGTCCTGCTCTCTGCTGGGAAAGTGCAGAGAGATCACTTGTCCTTCCGCCCAGGACTCCTGCTTGTTCAGCCAGATGCAGCTGG AAAACGGGATTCTCATCAAGAACGGGTCGTGTGTGGCCCCTGAGAAATGCCGAGAAAGTGTCTACTCCCTGACCTACGCCCCCCACTTCAGTCTCTGGGTCAGCACAAGCTGCTGTGACAGCAACTGCAGCCGGGCTGCACAGCCAG AGCAAAGGCCCGAAGCCCCGCCCAACGGGGTGAAGTGTCACTACTGCTCTGGGAAGGAGCCAGCCCCTTGCAACTCCCTCTCGGTCATGGACTGCACCGGGGACCAGAACGTGTGTGTCACCCTCAAAGGGACATGGGATGGAG TGGGTCCACAAATCCTGAAGGGCTGTGCTACACCGGACGTGTGCAACCTGCCAGTGAACACCCCCCTGGGCCCGGAGGCATCTGGATTTCATCTCACAAGCCCACCCGAATGCAACGACGAGGCTCCTCCCAACCCGCCAG gtCCCCATGAAACTTTGACCCATGCCAGGGCTAAGGTCACTACCTGCTTCAGGTGCTCTGACAGCTCCCACTGTGAGCCTTTCTCCTGCCCGGCAGATAAGAACCACTGCCTTCAGACGGTGGGCATCCTGG CTCTAGCGGAAGGCAACTCCATGGACTGGAGAAACGGTTCCTGCGTGGCCTCCAAGGACTGCAAGTCTGACAGCCTCATCTCCTCCCTGACCTACAGCAACAGCTTTGGCTTCTGGATCAACACCACTTGTTGCCAAGGCAACTGCCAGAAGCCCACTCTTCTTG CTCTGCCGGTCTCCCGCACCCTCAGCAAGTTCCTGTGTCCTACGTGTGCGGACAGCCACCTGGGCTTCTGCAATTCCTCCTTGTACATGCAGTGTCCCCAAGGGGAGACCGAGTGTGTCCAGCTAGACATAGTGTCTGAAGAAG TCTCCCCAGGTGGCAGGGACATACGAGTGCGTGGCTGCGGATCCAGCGACCTGTGCAGCGCCCCAGTCGGGACAGAGGGGCTCTGGGCGCTCTTCAACCACCGGATGACCGGCCAGTTCAAGTGCAGCTCCAGCGTGCGTGCCTTCATCGACTCGGGAGCGGCACCTGGCCTCCGCCTCACCCTGCCGGTGGTGGTGGCCGCGCTGGTCACGGCGGCCCTCTCATGA